The following are encoded together in the Malaya genurostris strain Urasoe2022 chromosome 3, Malgen_1.1, whole genome shotgun sequence genome:
- the LOC131436552 gene encoding DIS3-like exonuclease 2 — MSLTKSDEDFFRAIREEIKMETAKMLEETEPSTEPLPDSSVPSNVSATDPSEIDGGFEFVSLTPAKKTDVKSSDKANKKPTLSLKVIEKTTKPSTKNLTALQNEVAKKLVKVKGLIKIKKEECLKLDSLKGQNPAKVVPESSEPMDDSNDESEVSNQKSQSTESNIQKKPAVNPAIQKKYDCAVDTVQIKMHEVKLKLRQLKLNSTESSSKIAPGKRSESTSTASSVSCSTKTKNQKAVAKVAVSKNDEKSQTSAYNKLSPEDKLLLTLLSLNSKQRGDYIHKIGKDRSFLVTDKEQRGSVEINPMWAPLTSELKSHALAYLHGSKAEQKAEDGITRPCLVNPNLDKIQDVKKVRQLRSFEDEVSYLLNNGKTTEKKDFKQELTLENVSQAEHNGFLTEQNKAALVQLVERLVADGVGYVVEGVLRVNGNNNAQAFVDDYTREADVFVNSVLLRKCAMEGDFVKVFVKHPDAKNTPDVGGEADATDSASQTNSIDEKSDGDGQLKLVALQEKVKNNAGFVIEILEKRHSRSCVGTFSPYQKANNQYLKFLPRDLRIPAMRVYKQHWPEAIFKNQFKEVESVIYQADIVDWIDDIPIGTIAKSIGKCGELEFENQAILIEYDLDVSPYSDAIINNLPPLPFKIPDSEIETRENMRDECVFTIDPLTARDLDDALSCKMLKNGNYMVGVHISDVSYFLQEGSELDELVKQRATSIYMVDNVYHMLPKPLCFLCSLLPGEDKMAFSVFWEITPDARVVSTRFARTVINSCCQLAYEHAQIMLDKPNENLNSDDFPTMHHGYTANYLSRIVNSLQSIAVQLRARRMENGCLKINQPKLCFTLDPNSGKPTAYDVYELRTANQMIEDFMLLANASVAEFCHSKFGDRAILRNHFPPSEIQMKNLAKMLAKHGHALRVDSSKSIAESLEAIISNCPQQDAARAALNVMIAKPMTRARYFCSAFASTEEEFYHYALAIPMYTHFTSPIRRYADCMVHRVLAAALELTEPTNRTTEELNKLTGICNIKKYNAKMAGDTSSMLYFKHYLKKVGCINTEAAVLDIGQHHLELVLIETGHVVKINHKRLAKCVDFKVTEESSQIRHCVLIPKDTNLPSAAVSLFSKVYVTVQLEKDAITITAISLLPLSNRVSKVRKHRTKKKSEDVGDARDSPVENSEH; from the exons ATGTCACTA ACGAAATCCGACGAAGATTTTTTCCGCGCTATCCGCGAAGAGATCAAAATGGAAACGGCAAAAATGTTAGAAGAAACGGAACCATCTACGGAGCCTCTTCCAGATAGCAGTGTACCATCAAATGTGTCCGCGACGGACCCTAGCGAGATTGATGGTGGATTCGAATTTGTTTCGCTGACTCCAGCCAAAAAAACAGACGTGAAATCCAGCGATAAAGCTAACAAAAAACCTACCTTATCACTAAAGGTGATAGAGAAAACTACAAAGCCGTCTACTAAAAACCTTACTGCATTGCAAAATGAGGTCGCTAAAAAGCTTGTAAAGGTAAAGGGTTTAATAAAAATCAAGAAAGAAGAATGTCTCAAATTGGATAGTTTGAAGGGTCAAAACCCAGCAAAAGTTGTTCCAGAGAGTAGTGAACCGATGGACGACTCAAACGACGAGAGTGAGGTTTCGAATCAGAAGAGTCAGTCAACAGAAAGTAACATTCAGAAGAAACCTGCAGTTAATCCAGCtattcagaaaaaatatgattgtgCAGTAGACACAGTGCAAATTAAAATGCACGAAGTTAAATTAAAACTTAGACAACTAAAATTGAACTCAACGGAATCAAGTAGCAAAATTGCACCAGGAAAACGAAGTGAGAGTACATCGACTGCATCAAGCGTTTCGTGTAGCACAAAAACCAAAAATCAAAAAGCTGTTGCTAAAGTTGCTGTAtcgaaaaatgatgaaaaatcgcAGACATCTGCGTACAACAAGCTATCGCCCGAAGATAAGCTTCTGTTAACGCTGCTGTCGCTCAATTCCAAACAACGTGGTGATTACATTCATAAGATTGGAAAGGATCGATCGTTTTTGGTTACCGACAAAGAGCAGAGAGGAAGCGTGGAAATCAATCCTATGTGGGCACCATTGACAAGTGAGTTGAAATCGCATGCCCTAGCCTACCTGCATGGATCAAAGGCCGAACAAAAGGCGGAAGATGGTATTACTAGGCCATGTTTGGTCAATCCGAACTtggacaaaattcaggatgtgaAAaag GTACGTCAGTTACGCAGTTTCGAAGATGAAGTTTCCTATTTGTTGAATAACGGAAAAACAACCGAAAAGAAAGACTTCAAACAGGAACTGACTCTGGAGAACGTATCCCAGGCGGAGCATAACGGTTTTCTGACAGAGCAGAACAAAGCAGCGTTAGTTCAACTGGTGGAGCGACTGGTTGCGGACGGTGTAGGGTACGTCGTCGAAGGCGTTCTGCGAGTTAACGGGAACAACAATGCTCAGGCGTTCGTGGATGACTACACCCGAGAGGCTGATGTGTTTGTCAATTCCGTGCTGCTTCGAAAGTGTGCGATGGAAGGTGATTTCGTGAAGGTGTTTGTGAAACACCCGGACGCGAAAAACACGCCCGATGTTGGCGGAGAAGCTGATGCTACCGATTCTGCTAGTCAGACCAACAGTATTGACGAGAAAAGCGATGGCGATGGCCAGCTAAAGTTGGTTGCACTTCAGGAGAAGGTTAAGAACAATGCAGGATTTGTGATCGAGATTTTGGAGAAGCGGCATAGCCGCTCGTGTGTCGGTACATTTTCACCGTATCAGAAAGCTAACAATCAGTATCTGAAGTTTTTACCGAGGGACCTGAGAATACCGGCGATGAGAGTATACAAACAGCATTGGCCGGAGGCAATATTTAAGAACCAATTCAAGGAAGTTGAATCGGTTATTTACCAGGCGGATATTGTTGATTGGATCGATGATATTCCAATCGGGACAATCGCGAAATCGATAGGAAAATGTGGTGAGCTAGAATTCGAGAATCAAGCAATATTGATCGAGTATGATTTGGACGTTTCGCCGTATTCGGATGCTATCATTAACAATTTGCCGCCGTTGCCATTTAAAATACCCGATTCAGAAATTGAGACCAGAGAGAATATGCGCGATGAGTGTGTGTTTACGATCGATCCGCTCACTGCTAGAGATCTGGACGACGCACTCAGTTGTAAAATGCTAAAGAATGGGAACTACATGGTTGGAGTGCATATATCTGATGTGTCCTATTTTCTACAGGAAGGCTCAGAACTAGACGAGTTAGTCAAACAGAGAGCCACTTCAATCTACATGGTTGATAACGTTTATCATATGCTGCCAAAACCTTTGTGTTTTCTTTGCTCTTTACTGCCGGGAGAAGATAAAATGGCATTTTCTGTTTTCTGGGAAATTACGCCCGATGCTAGAGTGGTCAGCACGCGATTCGCCCGAACGGTTATTAATTCCTGTTGTCAGCTTGCCTACGAACACGCGCAGATTATGCTGGACAAACCGAACGAGAATCTTAACTCCGACGATTTTCCGACAATGCATCACGGTTACACGGCAAATTATTTGAGTCGAATCGTGAATTCCCTGCAATCGATTGCCGTCCAACTCAGAGCTCGTCGAATGGAAAACGGCTGCCTCAAGATCAACCAACCGAAACTGTGCTTCACCCTGGATCCCAATAGTGGTAAACCGACTGCATATGATGTTTACGAATTACGAACAGCGAACCAAATGATTGAAGATTTCATGCTTCTCGCCAACGCCTCAGTGGCTGAATTTTGCCATTCAAAGTTTGGTGATCGTGCGATTCTACGGAATCATTTTCCGCCTTCGGAAATTCAGATGAAAAACCTAGCTAAAATGTTGGCGAAGCATGGTCATGCTCTTCGAGTCGATTCATCGAAATCGATTGCGGAATCGCTAGAAGCCATCATAAGCAATTGCCCTCAACAGGATGCAGCTCGTGCTGCGTTGAATGTGATGATTGCCAAGCCAATGACCCGCGCACGGTACTTTTGTTCGGCTTTTGCATCAACTGAAGAAGAATTTTATCACTACGCACTGGCGATTCCCATGTACACACATTTCACTAGCCCTATTCGTCGTTATGCCGACTGTATGGTGCATCGTGTTCTAGCTGCAGCATTGGAGTTGACTGAACCAACCAACCGAACAACGGAAGAGTTGAACAAACTTACCGGTATCTGTAACATAAAGAAATACAATGCGAAAATGGCAGGCGACACCAGTTCCATGCTGTACTTTAAGCACTACCTGAAAAAAGTCGGTTGTATCAATACTGAAGCTGCTGTTCTAGACATCGGTCAGCATCATCTTGAGTTAGTGCTGATAGAAACAGGACATGTGGTTAAAATTAATCACAAG CGATTGGCCAAGTGTGTTGATTTCAAGGTGACCGAAGAATCCAGCCAAATTCGTCACTGTGTTCTTATTCCGAAGGATACAAATCTTCCATCGGCAGCCGTTTCTCTATTCTCCAAGGTATACGTTACGGTGCAACTGGAGAAGGATGCCATCACCATAACTGCCATCAGTCTGCTACCGTTGTCGAATCGCGTTAGTAAAGTACGTAAACACCGTACAAAAAAGAAAAGCGAAGACGTTGGGGATGCACGGGACAGTCCAGTGGAAAATAGCGAGCACTGA